A single window of Gammaproteobacteria bacterium DNA harbors:
- a CDS encoding PD-(D/E)XK nuclease family protein: MNAAPPAPPDPSLSSIIVVPYPGDPLAELAARLIARHETALPDLADAVVLLPDAHAAARLRRLLLARARRPALLGPHIATLPQWIDRAVADRGPVLRSELRRELILVDVLRQHRRLLGAGSAWAMAESLLVLFDELTRRQVRLPEGAELEAALRRGYGVDAGQGITALSREATLIDTLWRAWHVQHAAEGRADPHAAYLDKLARHEAPPGLQFYLAGFTEFIPAERAWLQALLARGQATLFARGDAAVRADADDYHPDAITREVLAGLGPAPPRSAAAPPDFIDAAFAPLPAAGQLAERAADFRRAHPDSPARDRFHLFTADNAEDEARAIDIQIRRWLLDGRGEIGVVIEDRRLARRVRALLERAGVGLSDRVGWALSTTSAAAALERLLETVEEEFHYQPLLDLLKSPFLFPPGERETRLRAVYHLEQDIVLHESVTRGLGRYRDHIDYRYARLRDELGWSDEERRALHALLDLLEEATRPLSALTRGRQPADRLLDALEHALRQLGLHDNLANDAAGEAVLDKLREMRAALHAPVPALDWLEFRTWLGRALERANFLPPRVDGPVHLLTLAQIGLMRFDALIIANADARHLPGGDNPSPYFNAGVRRELGIPTAQARLNQRFHHFRCALECAPALLFTLHREADADALPSPWLTLLDTFHRLAWGDAFDDLGLAALVRDPRAQVGGAAPAPWARPTPAPRVRLPAGLSPREFSATRYQRLVDCPYQFFAADCLGLSPPEEVREALEKADYGERIHRILEWFHGGDARRGIEAFRMTGDPGDRTRAIAGLEALSRRAFADDLEDNVVHRAWLQRWLEIVPRYVDWQLEFARAHRVEAVEVRAARDDLHPGLILRGRLDRLDRGAAGTTVIDYKTGAMPGLEDVLSGEAVQLPFYALLLREPPQRVQYLGLERDKVRAEAALEGADLSELTHANATRLIELTEQLRSGAELPAWGDERTCERCFAMPLCRKQSWDDSAPPAGEAPA; the protein is encoded by the coding sequence TTGAACGCTGCCCCGCCCGCGCCGCCCGACCCGTCACTTTCTTCGATCATCGTGGTCCCCTACCCGGGGGACCCGCTCGCCGAACTCGCGGCACGCCTGATCGCGCGCCACGAGACCGCCCTTCCCGACCTCGCCGATGCGGTCGTACTGTTGCCTGACGCGCACGCCGCCGCCCGGCTGCGCCGCCTGCTGCTCGCACGCGCGCGGCGGCCGGCGCTGCTCGGCCCGCACATCGCCACGCTGCCGCAGTGGATCGATCGCGCCGTGGCGGACCGCGGGCCCGTACTGCGCAGTGAACTCCGCCGCGAGCTGATCCTCGTCGACGTGCTGCGGCAGCACCGGCGCCTGCTCGGGGCGGGCAGCGCATGGGCCATGGCGGAGAGCCTGCTCGTCCTGTTCGATGAATTGACGCGCCGCCAGGTCCGCCTGCCCGAGGGCGCGGAACTCGAGGCCGCGCTGCGGCGCGGCTATGGTGTGGACGCCGGACAGGGCATCACCGCACTGTCGCGCGAGGCCACGCTTATCGACACGCTGTGGCGCGCCTGGCATGTCCAGCACGCCGCGGAAGGCCGCGCGGACCCGCACGCCGCCTACCTCGACAAGCTGGCGCGCCACGAGGCGCCGCCCGGGCTGCAGTTCTATCTCGCCGGATTCACCGAATTCATCCCGGCCGAACGCGCCTGGCTGCAAGCGCTGCTCGCGCGCGGCCAGGCGACCCTGTTCGCGCGCGGCGATGCCGCGGTGCGAGCCGACGCCGACGACTACCATCCCGACGCGATCACGCGTGAGGTACTCGCCGGGCTCGGGCCGGCGCCGCCCCGGTCGGCGGCCGCGCCGCCGGACTTCATCGACGCCGCGTTCGCGCCGCTGCCGGCGGCCGGACAGCTCGCGGAGCGCGCCGCGGATTTCCGCCGCGCGCACCCGGACAGCCCGGCCCGCGACCGCTTTCATCTGTTCACGGCCGACAACGCCGAGGACGAGGCGCGCGCGATCGACATCCAGATCCGGCGCTGGCTGCTCGACGGGCGCGGCGAGATCGGCGTCGTCATCGAGGACCGCCGCCTCGCGCGCCGCGTGCGCGCCCTGCTCGAACGCGCCGGGGTCGGACTGAGCGACCGCGTCGGCTGGGCGCTCTCCACCACCAGCGCCGCCGCTGCACTGGAGCGCCTGCTGGAAACGGTGGAAGAGGAATTTCATTACCAGCCCCTGCTGGACCTGCTCAAATCACCGTTCCTGTTTCCGCCGGGCGAGCGCGAGACCCGGCTCAGGGCCGTCTATCACCTCGAGCAGGACATCGTGCTGCACGAAAGCGTCACGCGCGGGCTGGGCCGCTATCGCGATCACATCGACTACCGCTACGCGCGCCTGCGCGATGAGCTCGGCTGGTCCGACGAGGAGCGCCGCGCCCTGCACGCCCTGCTCGATCTGCTCGAGGAGGCAACCCGGCCACTGAGCGCCCTGACACGCGGCCGCCAGCCCGCGGACCGGCTGCTCGACGCCCTCGAGCATGCCTTGCGACAGCTCGGCCTGCACGACAACCTCGCGAACGACGCCGCGGGCGAGGCCGTGCTGGACAAGCTGCGCGAGATGCGCGCCGCGCTGCACGCGCCGGTGCCGGCGCTCGACTGGCTCGAATTCCGCACCTGGCTCGGACGCGCGCTCGAGCGCGCCAATTTCCTCCCGCCACGCGTCGACGGACCGGTGCACCTGTTGACGCTGGCGCAGATCGGACTGATGCGCTTCGACGCCCTCATCATCGCGAATGCGGACGCGCGCCACCTGCCGGGCGGCGACAACCCGAGCCCCTATTTCAACGCCGGCGTCCGGCGCGAACTCGGCATCCCCACGGCGCAGGCGCGGCTCAACCAGCGCTTTCATCACTTCCGCTGCGCGCTGGAATGCGCGCCTGCGCTGCTGTTCACGCTGCACCGCGAGGCGGACGCCGACGCGCTGCCGAGCCCGTGGCTGACGCTGCTCGACACCTTTCACCGCCTGGCCTGGGGCGACGCCTTCGACGATCTCGGACTGGCCGCGCTGGTGCGGGATCCGCGCGCGCAGGTCGGCGGCGCGGCGCCCGCCCCATGGGCGCGGCCGACGCCGGCGCCGCGCGTGCGCCTGCCGGCCGGCCTGTCGCCGCGGGAATTCTCCGCCACCCGCTACCAGCGGCTGGTCGACTGTCCGTATCAATTCTTCGCCGCCGACTGCCTGGGCCTGAGCCCACCGGAGGAGGTGCGCGAGGCACTGGAAAAGGCCGACTACGGCGAACGCATCCATCGCATCCTCGAATGGTTTCATGGCGGCGACGCCCGGCGCGGGATCGAGGCCTTCCGCATGACCGGAGACCCGGGCGACCGCACGCGCGCCATCGCCGGGCTCGAGGCACTGTCGCGCCGCGCCTTCGCCGACGACCTGGAAGACAATGTCGTCCATCGCGCCTGGCTGCAGCGCTGGCTCGAAATCGTGCCGCGCTACGTGGACTGGCAGCTCGAATTCGCGCGCGCGCACCGCGTGGAGGCGGTCGAGGTGCGGGCCGCGCGTGACGACCTGCACCCCGGCCTGATCCTGCGCGGCCGCCTTGACCGCCTCGACCGCGGCGCGGCGGGCACGACCGTCATCGACTACAAGACCGGCGCCATGCCGGGGCTGGAGGACGTCCTGTCCGGCGAAGCGGTGCAGCTGCCCTTTTACGCCCTGCTGCTGCGCGAACCGCCGCAGCGCGTGCAGTACCTGGGACTGGAGCGCGACAAGGTACGCGCCGAGGCCGCGCTGGAGGGCGCGGACCTGTCCGAACTCACGCACGCCAACGCCACGCGCCTGATCGAGCTGACCGAGCAGCTGCGGTCCGGCGCCGAGTTGCCGGCCTGGGGTGACGAGCGCACCTGTGAACGCTGCTTCGCCATGCCGCTGTGCCGCAAGCAGTCATGGGATGACAGCGCCCCGCCCGCCGGGGAGGCGCCGGCATGA
- a CDS encoding ferredoxin family protein, with protein MTFVVTEECIKCKYTDCVEVCPVDCFHEGPNFLVIDPDECIDCTLCEPECPIEAIHSDDDVPDHQQHFIQLNAELAKLWPVISEKKDALPDADEWAKVTDKTQYLER; from the coding sequence ATGACTTTTGTGGTAACCGAGGAATGTATCAAGTGCAAGTACACCGACTGCGTCGAGGTCTGCCCGGTGGACTGTTTTCACGAGGGCCCCAACTTCCTGGTGATCGACCCGGATGAATGCATCGACTGCACCCTGTGCGAGCCGGAGTGCCCGATCGAGGCCATTCACTCCGACGACGACGTGCCCGACCACCAGCAGCATTTCATCCAGCTCAACGCCGAGCTCGCCAAGCTATGGCCGGTGATCAGCGAGAAGAAGGACGCGCTGCCCGACGCCGACGAATGGGCGAAGGTCACCGACAAGACCCAGTACCTGGAACGCTGA
- a CDS encoding sulfurtransferase, which yields MTAIPLILQPAELAQHLGADKLVVVDLSGAAAFTGQHIPGAVNVDFARVTASRPPVMGLLPAAEDFGRLLAGSGITPDTHVVAYDGENGLKASRFLWTLDVAGHTHFSLLDGGLQAWLNAKLPLETGVGPTPKPGAYALSFHPEHQADRAFIQARLGAPSVAVLDVRTPAEYSGADKRAQRGGHIPGAINVDWSRALVGGGDTRLRPAAELRALYAGAGITPDKEVVVHCQTHQRSAHSYIVLKSLGYTRLRGYPGSWSDWGNAPDTPIE from the coding sequence ATGACCGCCATCCCGCTGATCCTGCAACCCGCCGAGCTGGCGCAGCACCTCGGCGCCGACAAGCTCGTCGTCGTCGATCTTTCCGGCGCCGCCGCCTTCACCGGCCAGCACATCCCCGGCGCGGTCAACGTGGATTTCGCCCGCGTCACGGCCAGCCGTCCGCCGGTGATGGGCCTGCTGCCCGCCGCGGAGGATTTCGGGCGCCTGCTTGCCGGCTCCGGCATCACGCCCGACACCCACGTGGTCGCCTATGATGGCGAAAACGGCCTCAAGGCCAGCCGGTTCCTGTGGACGCTGGACGTGGCCGGTCACACACACTTCTCGCTGCTCGACGGCGGCCTGCAGGCCTGGCTCAACGCGAAGCTGCCGCTGGAAACCGGCGTCGGGCCGACGCCGAAGCCGGGCGCGTACGCCCTCAGTTTCCATCCGGAGCATCAGGCGGACAGAGCCTTTATACAGGCGCGCCTCGGCGCCCCCTCCGTCGCCGTCCTCGATGTGCGCACCCCGGCTGAATACAGCGGGGCCGACAAGCGCGCCCAGCGCGGCGGCCACATCCCCGGCGCGATCAACGTGGACTGGTCGCGCGCGCTCGTCGGCGGCGGCGACACGCGCCTGCGTCCGGCCGCTGAACTGCGCGCCCTCTATGCCGGCGCCGGCATTACGCCCGACAAGGAGGTCGTCGTGCATTGCCAGACCCACCAGCGCTCGGCGCACAGCTACATCGTATTGAAGTCGCTGGGCTACACCCGCCTGCGCGGCTACCCCGGCTCGTGGTCCGACTGGGGCAATGCGCCCGACACACCCATAGAATAA
- a CDS encoding inositol monophosphatase has protein sequence MNPALNIAIMAARKAGGVILRHLDRLGTLTVANKSRNDYVSEVDRLAEEEIIRVIHKAYPEHGILAEESGQRNGNDYQWIIDPLDGTTNYLHGFPQFAVSIALSNRGKIEQGCVYDPLREELFTASRGSGAFLNDRRIRVSSAKTLEGTLLGTGFPFKQQQHLNAYLEMFKVLHRESAGIRRAGSAALDLAYVAAARLDGFWEIGLNPWDMAAGTLLIQEAGGMVSDFRGGDKYHESGNLVGGNPKVFQAMLQAIGPCLTPEL, from the coding sequence ATGAATCCGGCACTCAATATCGCGATCATGGCGGCCCGCAAGGCGGGCGGCGTCATACTGCGTCACCTCGACCGCCTCGGCACCCTCACCGTGGCGAACAAGAGCCGCAACGATTACGTCTCCGAGGTCGACCGCCTGGCCGAGGAAGAGATCATCCGGGTCATCCACAAGGCCTATCCGGAACACGGCATCCTGGCCGAGGAAAGCGGCCAGCGCAACGGCAACGACTACCAGTGGATCATCGATCCGCTCGACGGCACCACCAACTATCTGCACGGCTTCCCCCAGTTCGCCGTCTCGATCGCGCTCAGCAACCGCGGCAAGATCGAACAGGGCTGCGTCTACGACCCGCTGCGGGAGGAACTGTTCACCGCCTCGCGCGGCAGCGGCGCCTTCCTCAACGACCGCCGCATCCGCGTGAGCAGCGCGAAGACGCTGGAAGGCACCCTGCTCGGGACCGGGTTTCCGTTCAAGCAGCAACAGCACCTCAATGCGTACCTCGAGATGTTCAAGGTGCTGCACCGCGAGAGCGCGGGGATACGCCGCGCCGGATCGGCCGCGCTCGACCTCGCCTACGTCGCCGCCGCGCGGCTGGACGGCTTCTGGGAGATCGGCCTCAACCCCTGGGACATGGCGGCGGGGACACTGCTGATCCAGGAGGCCGGCGGCATGGTGAGCGACTTCCGCGGCGGCGACAAATATCACGAAAGCGGCAACCTCGTCGGTGGAAACCCCAAGGTGTTCCAGGCCATGCTGCAGGCGATCGGCCCCTGTCTGACACCGGAGCTGTAA
- a CDS encoding RNA methyltransferase: MSASPSSKVRIVLVNTTHPGNIGAVARAMKNMGLRELYLVDPRIYPSAEATARASGADDLLAEAVVCADLDQALEDCPLVIGASARQRAIECPRLSPRECVAMIAERAEAGPAAVVFGREHSGLSNAELDRCHFQLTIPVDPGFPSLNLAAAVQIFVYEHFLARAGAGEGPAAEASAAVPAAEMERFYQHLEQVMIEIGFLDPARPRHLMRRLRRLYNRARPDQNEMNILRGILTAVRTRTGGAGAAPRQPEADEE, encoded by the coding sequence ATGTCCGCCTCTCCCTCTTCCAAGGTACGCATCGTCCTGGTGAACACCACGCACCCCGGCAACATCGGCGCGGTGGCGCGGGCGATGAAGAACATGGGCCTGCGCGAGTTGTATCTGGTCGATCCCAGGATCTATCCCAGCGCCGAGGCGACCGCGCGCGCCTCCGGCGCGGACGACCTGCTCGCGGAGGCCGTCGTGTGCGCGGATCTGGATCAGGCGCTCGAGGACTGTCCGCTGGTGATCGGCGCCAGCGCGCGCCAGCGCGCGATCGAATGCCCGCGCCTGAGCCCACGCGAATGTGTCGCCATGATCGCGGAGCGCGCCGAGGCCGGCCCGGCGGCGGTGGTGTTCGGACGGGAGCATTCGGGCCTCAGCAACGCCGAACTGGATCGCTGCCATTTTCAGCTCACCATCCCGGTGGATCCCGGCTTTCCATCGCTGAATCTCGCCGCGGCGGTCCAGATCTTCGTCTATGAGCACTTCCTGGCGCGCGCCGGCGCGGGGGAGGGGCCGGCGGCCGAGGCCAGCGCGGCGGTGCCGGCGGCGGAGATGGAACGCTTCTACCAGCATCTGGAGCAGGTCATGATCGAGATCGGCTTTCTCGATCCGGCGCGGCCGCGTCACCTGATGCGCCGGCTGCGTCGCCTCTACAATCGCGCCCGGCCCGATCAGAACGAGATGAATATCCTGCGCGGCATTCTGACCGCCGTCCGGACGCGCACCGGCGGTGCGGGCGCCGCCCCGCGGCAGCCGGAGGCGGACGAGGAATGA
- the cysE gene encoding serine O-acetyltransferase, translating into MFDRIREDIRCVFERDPAARNTFEVLTTYPGVHAVLMHRLSHALWSGGLKWLARMLSSLSRWLTGIEIHPAARIGRRFFIDHGMGVVVGETAEIGDDCTLYHGVTLGGTSWEKGKRHPTLGNNVIIGAGAKVLGPIHVGDGGRIGSNAVVMKDVPAGATAVGVPAHIASRSHDAVDKQRRAFAKKIGFDAYGTTQDMPDPIANAVNSLLDHVHKLDATMEAVTRELNRSGAHIDAAPLGDLEVYGIDAVESTTNKGDNEPVLAPDGSARRGGASGSES; encoded by the coding sequence ATGTTTGACAGAATCCGGGAAGACATCCGCTGCGTATTCGAACGCGACCCCGCGGCGCGCAACACCTTCGAGGTGCTGACCACCTATCCGGGGGTGCACGCCGTGCTGATGCATCGCCTGAGCCATGCCCTGTGGTCCGGCGGGCTGAAATGGCTGGCGCGCATGCTGTCCTCGCTGTCGCGCTGGCTCACGGGTATCGAGATCCATCCGGCGGCCCGCATCGGCCGGCGTTTTTTCATCGACCACGGGATGGGCGTGGTGGTGGGCGAGACGGCGGAGATCGGCGACGACTGCACGCTCTATCATGGCGTCACGCTCGGCGGAACCTCGTGGGAGAAGGGCAAGCGGCACCCCACGCTGGGCAATAATGTCATCATCGGCGCCGGCGCGAAGGTGCTGGGTCCCATCCATGTCGGCGACGGCGGCCGCATCGGTTCCAATGCGGTCGTCATGAAGGACGTGCCGGCCGGCGCGACCGCGGTGGGGGTGCCCGCCCATATCGCAAGCCGTTCCCACGACGCGGTGGACAAGCAGCGGCGGGCCTTTGCGAAAAAGATCGGCTTTGACGCCTACGGCACCACCCAGGACATGCCCGATCCGATCGCAAACGCAGTCAATTCACTGCTGGATCATGTACATAAGCTGGACGCCACGATGGAGGCGGTGACCCGGGAACTGAACCGGTCGGGCGCGCATATCGACGCCGCGCCCCTCGGGGATCTGGAGGTCTACGGGATCGACGCGGTTGAAAGCACCACAAATAAAGGGGACAATGAGCCGGTCTTGGCTCCGGATGGCTCTGCGCGCCGGGGAGGCGCAAGCGGAAGTGAAAGTTGA
- the iscR gene encoding Fe-S cluster assembly transcriptional regulator IscR produces the protein MKLTTKGRYAVTAMLDLALHAQESPVPLADISQRQGISLSYLEQLFSKLRKKGLVDSARGPGGGYRLSRPAGNIAVAEVITAINENVDVRRCGGMANCQNDETCLTHELWTDLSNQIFEFLSRISLGELVERRGVQEVSLRQDNLQKGKPFIPVIAAESLNQ, from the coding sequence ATGAAACTCACGACCAAGGGCCGCTATGCCGTCACCGCGATGCTGGATCTCGCGTTGCACGCGCAGGAGAGCCCGGTGCCGCTGGCGGACATCTCGCAACGTCAGGGAATTTCCCTCTCATATCTGGAACAACTCTTCTCGAAGTTGCGCAAGAAAGGCCTGGTCGACAGTGCCCGCGGTCCCGGCGGCGGCTACCGACTGAGCCGGCCGGCGGGGAATATTGCCGTCGCCGAGGTCATTACCGCGATCAACGAGAACGTCGATGTGCGCCGTTGCGGCGGGATGGCGAACTGCCAGAACGACGAGACCTGCCTGACCCATGAACTGTGGACCGATCTCAGCAACCAGATCTTCGAATTCCTGAGCAGGATCAGCCTCGGTGAACTGGTCGAGCGCCGCGGCGTGCAGGAAGTCAGTTTGCGCCAGGACAACCTTCAGAAAGGCAAGCCGTTCATCCCGGTGATCGCGGCCGAAAGCCTCAATCAGTAA
- a CDS encoding cysteine desulfurase, translating to MSVYLDHNATTPMDPAVWEAMQPYLRAAFGNPSSRHAPGRQARAALETAREQLGALVNANGARVVFTSGGTEANNLALLGAVPDPRGAVAVSAIEHSSVLEPARALAARGRRVDFLSPDAQGRITPEALDGALAPETQLVSIMTANNETGVIQDIATLAARARAHGALLHTDAVQAAGKIELDFTASGVHLMSLSAHKINGPKGVGALVVHKRVDLEPLLRGGGQEGGLRAGTENVAGIVGFGAAAELARRTLQARATHAAALQARLEGRLRGLAGVEIFGAGAARLGNTVFFAVRGIDGGTLLLKLDASGFAVGSGSACASERPDPSHVLLAMGIDRERAYGALRVSFGAGNTADQVDQFAAALEREIAALRRMALRETA from the coding sequence ATGAGCGTTTACCTGGACCACAACGCCACCACCCCGATGGATCCCGCGGTGTGGGAGGCGATGCAGCCCTATCTGCGCGCGGCCTTCGGTAACCCCTCGAGCCGGCATGCCCCCGGACGCCAGGCCCGTGCCGCGCTGGAGACGGCGCGCGAACAGCTTGGCGCGCTGGTCAACGCCAACGGCGCGCGCGTGGTGTTCACCAGCGGCGGGACCGAGGCCAACAACCTCGCCCTGCTCGGCGCGGTGCCGGATCCGCGCGGCGCCGTCGCGGTGAGCGCGATCGAGCATTCCTCGGTACTGGAGCCCGCCCGGGCGCTGGCGGCCCGCGGTCGGCGGGTCGATTTCCTTTCCCCCGATGCCCAGGGCCGGATCACTCCGGAAGCCCTGGACGGCGCGCTGGCGCCGGAGACGCAACTGGTATCGATCATGACGGCCAACAACGAGACCGGCGTGATCCAGGACATCGCGACGCTGGCGGCCCGTGCGCGCGCGCACGGCGCCCTGCTGCACACCGACGCGGTCCAGGCCGCGGGCAAGATCGAACTCGATTTCACCGCCAGCGGCGTTCACCTGATGAGCCTGTCCGCGCACAAGATCAACGGCCCCAAAGGCGTGGGCGCGCTGGTGGTCCACAAGCGCGTGGATCTGGAACCGCTGCTGCGCGGCGGCGGACAGGAGGGCGGACTGCGCGCGGGGACGGAAAACGTGGCCGGCATCGTCGGTTTCGGCGCGGCTGCGGAACTGGCGCGGCGGACTTTGCAGGCACGCGCCACCCACGCGGCGGCGCTGCAGGCGCGGCTGGAGGGTCGCCTGCGCGGCCTCGCCGGCGTCGAGATCTTCGGGGCGGGGGCCGCGCGGCTGGGCAATACCGTATTCTTCGCGGTCCGGGGCATCGATGGCGGCACGCTGCTGCTCAAGCTGGATGCGTCCGGCTTCGCCGTGGGTAGCGGTTCGGCCTGCGCCAGCGAACGGCCGGATCCCAGCCATGTGCTGCTGGCGATGGGCATCGACCGCGAACGCGCCTACGGCGCGCTCCGGGTCAGTTTCGGGGCCGGTAACACGGCGGATCAGGTCGACCAGTTCGCGGCGGCCCTGGAGCGGGAGATCGCGGCCCTGCGGCGCATGGCGCTGCGCGAGACGGCCTGA
- the iscA gene encoding iron-sulfur cluster assembly protein IscA has translation MSISLTKAAADHLKGFFAKRGTGAGLRLGVKTTGCSGLSYVVEIFDETGPDDLVFENHDVKVAIERKNLVFLDGTEIDYYKEGLSEGFRFRNPNEKATCGCGESFTV, from the coding sequence ATGAGCATCAGCCTGACCAAGGCGGCGGCCGATCATCTGAAGGGCTTTTTCGCCAAGCGCGGCACGGGCGCCGGCCTGCGGCTCGGGGTCAAGACCACGGGTTGCTCCGGGCTGTCCTACGTGGTCGAGATCTTCGACGAGACCGGGCCCGACGATCTGGTGTTCGAAAACCACGACGTGAAGGTGGCGATCGAGCGCAAGAATCTGGTGTTTCTCGACGGCACCGAGATCGATTACTACAAGGAAGGCCTCAGCGAGGGATTCCGCTTCAGGAACCCCAACGAGAAGGCCACCTGCGGCTGCGGCGAGAGCTTCACCGTCTGA
- the ndk gene encoding nucleoside-diphosphate kinase: protein MAIERTLSIIKPDAVAKNLIGKIYTRFEEGGLRIVAARMVHLSKERAGAFYAVHKSRPFYNDLVAFMTSGPVIVQVLEGEDAVARHRAIMGATNPKDAAPGTIRADFASSVEENAVHGSDAVDTARTEIAFFFEPNELCPRTR from the coding sequence ATGGCGATCGAACGCACCCTATCCATCATCAAACCCGATGCAGTGGCGAAGAACCTGATCGGAAAGATCTACACCCGTTTCGAAGAAGGCGGCCTGCGCATCGTGGCGGCTAGGATGGTCCACCTCAGCAAGGAGCGGGCGGGCGCGTTCTACGCCGTGCACAAGAGCCGGCCCTTCTATAACGACCTGGTCGCCTTCATGACCTCGGGGCCGGTCATCGTGCAGGTGCTGGAAGGTGAGGACGCAGTTGCCCGGCACCGCGCCATCATGGGCGCCACCAATCCCAAGGACGCCGCCCCCGGCACCATTCGCGCCGATTTCGCCTCCAGCGTGGAGGAGAACGCGGTGCACGGTTCCGATGCGGTGGATACCGCCAGGACCGAGATAGCGTTTTTCTTTGAGCCCAATGAACTCTGCCCCCGCACCCGCTGA
- the rlmN gene encoding 23S rRNA (adenine(2503)-C(2))-methyltransferase RlmN produces the protein MNSAPAPAEDLARTGKINLLNFDRHALEAFFVAHGEKAFRASQVLQWIYQRGCDDFAQMSNLAKSLRGWLGERGEIRLPAIEREQRSRDGTVKWLLRLDDGNGIETVFIPEEDRGTLCISSQVGCSLNCSFCSTARQGYNRNLSTGEIISQLWIAQRALRAYGYGERPITNIVLMGMGEPLLNFDNVVGAIGLMLDDFAFGLSKRRVTLSTAGVVPEIDHLREVCDVSLAVSLHAPNDALRDRLVPINRKYPLRELIAACKRYVDRQPRRRITFEYVMLAGVNDSVEHARELVRLLRGVPSKLNLIPFNPFPDSGYDTSAADAIDRFRDIAMAADIMTVTRKTRGDDIDAACGQLAGSVFDRTRRSQRFQIRVEERTQ, from the coding sequence ATGAACTCTGCCCCCGCACCCGCTGAAGACCTCGCGCGCACCGGCAAGATCAACCTGCTCAATTTCGACAGGCACGCACTGGAGGCCTTCTTCGTCGCGCACGGCGAGAAGGCCTTTCGTGCTTCTCAGGTCTTGCAGTGGATCTACCAGCGCGGCTGCGACGACTTTGCGCAGATGAGCAACCTGGCCAAGTCGCTGCGCGGCTGGCTGGGCGAGCGGGGGGAGATCCGGCTGCCCGCGATCGAGCGCGAGCAGCGCTCGCGCGACGGCACGGTCAAATGGCTGCTGCGGCTCGACGACGGCAACGGCATCGAGACCGTGTTCATCCCCGAGGAGGACCGCGGCACCCTGTGCATCTCGTCCCAGGTCGGGTGTTCGCTCAATTGCAGCTTCTGTTCCACCGCCCGTCAGGGCTATAACCGCAATCTGTCCACCGGCGAGATCATCAGCCAGCTCTGGATCGCGCAGCGCGCGTTGCGCGCCTACGGGTATGGCGAGCGTCCGATCACCAATATCGTGCTGATGGGCATGGGTGAACCGCTGCTCAATTTCGACAACGTGGTCGGCGCCATCGGCCTGATGCTCGACGACTTCGCCTTTGGCCTGTCCAAGCGGCGCGTCACCCTGAGCACCGCCGGCGTGGTGCCCGAGATCGACCATCTGCGGGAGGTGTGCGACGTCAGCCTGGCGGTATCGCTGCACGCGCCCAACGACGCGCTGCGCGACCGGCTGGTGCCGATCAACCGGAAATACCCGCTGCGGGAGCTGATCGCCGCCTGCAAGCGCTACGTCGATCGCCAGCCGCGTCGCCGTATCACCTTCGAATACGTCATGCTGGCCGGGGTGAACGACAGCGTCGAACACGCGCGCGAACTGGTGCGCCTGCTGAGGGGCGTGCCCTCCAAGCTGAACCTGATCCCGTTCAATCCGTTCCCGGACTCCGGCTACGACACCTCGGCGGCGGACGCCATCGACCGCTTCCGCGACATCGCGATGGCGGCGGATATCATGACGGTGACGCGCAAGACCCGCGGCGACGATATCGATGCCGCCTGCGGCCAGCTGGCCGGCAGCGTCTTCGACCGCACCCGGCGCAGCCAGCGCTTCCAGATACGCGTGGAGGAGAGGACCCAGTGA